In the Alkaliphilus oremlandii OhILAs genome, one interval contains:
- a CDS encoding sigma 54-interacting transcriptional regulator, whose protein sequence is MDKKIGVIASDEELKSRIIELFRDDVQRGKIMIDVLDSDTIDEQGRILEGKGARAIIARSGGYKHTVGKVNIPVIHLNVTTPDIIQAIVTAKKYNKDIVLVISDLDYFDYDSWKDLMNANIILERFHSKDEIYERVLKYKDIKKEVVIVGGGIPCSLARKWGMDNVFINASKESIYEVMGHAKEVIDNLYEQKYNNTVLKTILDEVHDAVIVMNYEGKVRLYNERAMELLKKDREEIIGGNLSEVLPELNFIKDAFERKIDISNKIMTIKNITITVNTSILVMDGKTEGILCTFQDISNLQSLEKKIRHELNKKGLIAKYTFDDVVGFSHIMEEVVGKAKKIGQSDNTVIIYGESGTGKEIFAQSIHNISKRSKEPFVAINCAAISENLLESELFGYEEGSFTGARKGGKPGLFEIAHGGTIFLDEINSISYSLQGKLLRVLQEKETMRIGSDYVIPLNIRIIAATNEELKTMVEEGRFRKDLFYRLNILELHIPPLRERKEDILPLFKYFMGDIAKDLSYEVPSAIEEKLLAYRWPGNARELRNIAERYIIFKEIDIDSKEIHKNPSNIENDSICINLREINRYVEEKVIEMLVNQGMTKTEIANILGISRTALWKKIKSE, encoded by the coding sequence ATGGATAAAAAAATAGGAGTCATTGCGTCTGATGAAGAGTTAAAAAGTAGAATCATTGAATTGTTTAGGGACGATGTTCAGCGTGGTAAGATCATGATCGATGTTTTGGATTCGGATACGATCGATGAGCAAGGACGAATCCTAGAAGGTAAAGGGGCACGGGCAATTATCGCCAGAAGTGGGGGATATAAACACACGGTCGGTAAAGTGAATATTCCAGTGATCCATTTAAATGTAACGACTCCTGATATTATACAGGCCATAGTAACGGCAAAGAAATACAATAAGGATATTGTTCTGGTCATATCAGATTTAGACTACTTTGATTATGACTCATGGAAGGATTTGATGAATGCGAATATCATTCTAGAAAGATTTCATAGCAAAGATGAAATTTACGAGAGGGTCCTAAAGTACAAGGACATAAAAAAAGAGGTCGTAATCGTAGGTGGTGGCATACCTTGTTCTTTAGCTCGAAAATGGGGCATGGATAATGTCTTTATCAATGCCAGTAAAGAATCGATCTATGAGGTCATGGGGCACGCAAAGGAGGTTATTGATAATTTATATGAACAAAAATATAATAATACGGTTCTAAAAACCATATTGGATGAAGTTCATGATGCGGTCATTGTGATGAATTATGAGGGAAAGGTTCGATTATATAATGAAAGAGCGATGGAACTACTGAAAAAAGATCGAGAAGAAATAATTGGAGGCAATTTATCAGAGGTTCTACCAGAGCTGAACTTTATCAAAGATGCCTTTGAAAGAAAAATAGATATTAGTAATAAGATCATGACGATAAAGAATATTACGATCACAGTCAACACTTCAATACTAGTAATGGATGGAAAAACAGAAGGAATTTTATGCACCTTTCAAGATATTAGTAATTTACAGAGTTTAGAGAAGAAAATACGACATGAATTAAATAAAAAGGGATTGATTGCTAAATATACCTTTGATGATGTTGTAGGTTTTAGCCATATTATGGAGGAAGTCGTGGGGAAGGCTAAAAAAATAGGGCAAAGTGATAATACGGTCATCATATACGGTGAGAGCGGAACGGGAAAGGAGATATTTGCCCAAAGCATCCATAATATCAGCAAAAGAAGTAAAGAACCTTTTGTAGCAATCAATTGTGCTGCCATTTCAGAAAATCTTTTAGAAAGTGAACTCTTTGGATATGAAGAGGGGTCCTTCACAGGTGCAAGAAAGGGAGGAAAGCCGGGGCTGTTTGAGATTGCTCACGGTGGAACCATTTTTTTAGATGAAATCAACAGTATCTCCTACAGCTTGCAGGGAAAACTGCTGCGTGTATTGCAAGAGAAGGAGACCATGAGGATTGGATCGGATTACGTTATTCCATTAAACATTCGAATCATTGCAGCAACTAATGAAGAACTAAAGACCATGGTAGAGGAAGGAAGGTTTAGAAAGGATTTATTTTATCGGTTAAATATCTTAGAACTGCATATTCCTCCTTTGCGTGAGAGAAAAGAGGACATCCTTCCACTGTTTAAATATTTTATGGGGGATATTGCGAAAGACTTGAGCTATGAAGTGCCCTCTGCTATAGAGGAAAAACTTTTAGCCTATCGGTGGCCTGGTAATGCAAGAGAGCTAAGAAATATCGCGGAAAGATACATCATTTTTAAAGAGATCGATATTGATTCAAAGGAAATCCATAAAAATCCAAGCAATATAGAGAACGATAGTATCTGCATCAATTTAAGAGAAATCAACCGATACGTAGAGGAAAAGGTAATAGAAATGCTTGTTAATCAAGGAATGACAAAGACAGAAATTGCAAATATTTTAGGTATTAGCAGAACAGCATTGTGGAAAAAAATTAAATCGGAGTAG
- the iorA gene encoding indolepyruvate ferredoxin oxidoreductase subunit alpha gives MKKLLTGNEAIARGAYEAGVRYASAYPGTPSTEILENIALYKGDILAEWATNEKVALEAAIGASIAGARSIASMKHVGVNVASDALFTFAYTGVNGGMVLVTADEPGQHSSQNEQDNRNYAKFAKIPMLEPSNSQESKDMIKTAFEVSENFDTPVLVRVTTRICHSKGIVECSEREDVAIKEYVKDITKYITVPAFAQKMRVKIEGRTQRLLEFSNTTDLNYIEWNDTKVGVITSGAAYSFAKEVFGDSVSYLKLGFTYPLPTEKIKEFGSKVEKIYVIEENDPYIEEQVRILGFDCLGNNFFPPYGEMTPDVIRKAVYGETKETLEYDRVKVVPRPPTLCAGCPHRGFFHQIGKRKNVMIAGDIGCYTLGFADPYNAMDFNMCMGAASSTGHGAQQVFNMTENPKRVVSVMGDSTFFHTGINALMDVSYNGSNTVTVILDNRITGMTGHQDNPGTGYTLQGKEAKELDIKTLVLACGIEHVVQIDPNDLTAMKNALDWALSLEEPSVIITRWPCVLKRLTTQDKTEFKGVFQDRYSVNHEVCIGCKACVRTGCPAISFDTEHKKSSINIEQCVGCSVCYQVCPVKAIGKVEA, from the coding sequence ATGAAGAAATTATTAACAGGAAATGAGGCTATTGCCAGAGGTGCATATGAAGCTGGCGTTAGATATGCTTCTGCATATCCAGGAACACCAAGTACTGAAATATTAGAAAACATTGCACTGTACAAGGGGGATATCTTAGCTGAGTGGGCTACCAATGAGAAGGTTGCTTTAGAAGCTGCCATCGGAGCTTCCATTGCAGGTGCTAGATCCATAGCATCCATGAAGCATGTCGGTGTAAACGTTGCATCAGACGCATTGTTTACTTTTGCTTATACTGGAGTGAATGGTGGCATGGTTTTAGTCACTGCTGACGAGCCTGGACAACACTCATCTCAAAATGAGCAAGACAATAGAAACTATGCAAAGTTTGCAAAGATTCCTATGCTAGAACCATCCAATAGCCAAGAATCTAAGGATATGATTAAGACGGCTTTTGAAGTTAGCGAGAATTTTGACACCCCTGTTTTGGTAAGAGTAACGACAAGAATCTGTCACTCCAAAGGAATTGTTGAATGTAGCGAAAGAGAAGATGTGGCAATCAAAGAATATGTAAAAGATATTACGAAATATATAACGGTACCTGCCTTTGCCCAAAAGATGCGTGTGAAAATTGAAGGTAGAACCCAGCGATTATTAGAGTTTTCTAACACCACTGACTTAAACTATATTGAATGGAACGATACAAAGGTAGGGGTAATTACTTCTGGTGCAGCTTATTCATTTGCGAAAGAAGTATTTGGAGATTCCGTATCCTATCTAAAGCTTGGATTTACCTATCCCCTCCCTACAGAAAAAATCAAGGAATTCGGAAGTAAGGTAGAAAAAATCTATGTGATTGAAGAAAACGATCCATACATTGAAGAGCAAGTTCGAATTTTAGGTTTTGATTGTCTTGGCAATAATTTCTTCCCTCCCTATGGAGAAATGACACCAGATGTTATAAGAAAGGCAGTATACGGCGAAACTAAAGAAACCCTTGAGTACGACCGAGTAAAAGTTGTTCCAAGGCCACCAACACTATGTGCAGGATGTCCTCACAGGGGATTCTTCCACCAGATAGGAAAAAGGAAAAACGTGATGATAGCTGGCGACATCGGATGTTATACTTTAGGCTTTGCAGATCCATATAATGCCATGGACTTTAACATGTGTATGGGAGCTGCTTCCAGTACAGGTCATGGTGCACAGCAAGTATTTAATATGACCGAGAACCCGAAGCGTGTAGTTTCTGTAATGGGAGACTCGACCTTTTTCCACACTGGAATCAATGCACTGATGGATGTATCCTACAATGGCAGCAATACTGTTACAGTAATATTAGATAATAGAATTACTGGAATGACTGGGCATCAGGATAATCCGGGAACAGGATATACATTGCAAGGAAAAGAAGCGAAGGAATTGGATATTAAAACCTTGGTACTAGCCTGTGGTATCGAACATGTTGTACAAATCGATCCAAACGACTTAACTGCAATGAAGAATGCCTTGGATTGGGCCCTAAGCCTAGAGGAACCTTCTGTTATTATTACGAGATGGCCTTGCGTTCTTAAAAGGTTGACTACACAGGATAAGACAGAATTTAAGGGTGTATTCCAAGATCGATATAGCGTGAACCATGAGGTATGTATCGGATGTAAAGCCTGCGTTAGAACAGGATGCCCTGCCATATCTTTCGATACTGAGCATAAAAAATCCAGTATTAATATAGAACAATGTGTAGGCTGTAGTGTATGCTATCAGGTTTGTCCTGTAAAAGCTATAGGAAAGGTGGAGGCATAG
- a CDS encoding indolepyruvate oxidoreductase subunit beta yields the protein MVKSILLVGVGGQGTILASKLLTTGLMEAGYDVKMSEIHGMSQRGGSVSSQVRYGDKVESPVIELGGADILVSFEKMEAMRWLEYLKPTGKVIVNNYEIGPVSILSGKIPYPKGIVEEISSKVDTMIIDAAEEAKELGNSKVMNIILLGATVKSMGLEDIDWEKLIRENVKEAFVDINIEAFALGMRLANGIESTL from the coding sequence ATGGTTAAAAGTATTCTTTTGGTTGGTGTAGGCGGACAAGGTACAATTCTTGCCAGTAAACTATTGACAACGGGCCTTATGGAAGCTGGATACGATGTGAAAATGAGTGAAATTCATGGTATGTCCCAAAGAGGAGGATCTGTATCATCTCAGGTTCGATACGGTGATAAAGTAGAATCCCCTGTTATTGAATTGGGAGGAGCAGATATTCTTGTGTCCTTTGAAAAAATGGAAGCAATGAGATGGCTGGAATATTTAAAGCCTACTGGAAAAGTGATTGTAAACAACTATGAAATCGGTCCGGTTTCGATACTTTCTGGGAAAATCCCATACCCGAAAGGCATTGTAGAGGAAATTTCTAGTAAGGTAGATACTATGATCATAGATGCGGCTGAAGAAGCAAAAGAACTAGGAAACTCTAAGGTTATGAACATTATTTTATTAGGAGCAACTGTAAAATCAATGGGACTTGAAGATATCGACTGGGAGAAACTAATAAGGGAAAATGTAAAGGAAGCATTTGTGGATATCAATATCGAAGCATTTGCCTTGGGCATGCGCTTAGCAAACGGTATAGAGTCCACGTTATAA